In Argonema galeatum A003/A1, the genomic stretch ATTACCAAATCTCCTTTAGCGATCGCTATAGTAGTTAGTGGTTAGTTGTTAGTCGAAAAAACAACAACCCACTAACCACTAGCTAGTAACGTTTATTCCCGCTTGATGGTTTCGGGGACGCCCATTGGGGAGAGTCCTGCGATCGCTCTCAAATTTTGGCAGCGCAATAATTCGATAAAATTCAAGCTGGGACGCGCTTCAATTTTGGCTAGGGTTTCGATCGCCAAAAGCAGGTGCTGGGCTGCTTCTACTTCCGAGTAGCCGCGCCGTTGCGCTATTTTGATTGCAGCTTCATCCGCATCTAACTGAGACTGGGAACTGCGAGTGCTGCGCCAGATTTGGGTGGTAGCAAGGGCAGTTAATCCACCCGCGACTATCACACCCACCGCATCCCCCTGTACGAGTTCCACCATTGCGCCCAAAAATCCGGCTACTGTGACGCCTTGGTACAAATCCGGCTTAAACCACTTGATTCCAGTCAACCAACTAATTGTCTGCAATAGGATTAAATCGCGCTGCGGTCTGGTTAATCTACCCCACAAGTCAAAATTAATCCAAATCGGTCTTTCCCCAGACCAGGGTAGGGGAAACTGGGTATCAACTACTTTTGCCTGTTCCGGTTTGCTAATAATTTTCGTCATCATGCGACCGGAGGCAGGCATGATATCCAAAAGGCGACGAATTTCAGAAGTTGGCTCCATACAATCAGAGGGGCTAGGGGCTA encodes the following:
- a CDS encoding DUF3318 domain-containing protein, producing the protein MEPTSEIRRLLDIMPASGRMMTKIISKPEQAKVVDTQFPLPWSGERPIWINFDLWGRLTRPQRDLILLQTISWLTGIKWFKPDLYQGVTVAGFLGAMVELVQGDAVGVIVAGGLTALATTQIWRSTRSSQSQLDADEAAIKIAQRRGYSEVEAAQHLLLAIETLAKIEARPSLNFIELLRCQNLRAIAGLSPMGVPETIKRE